TGATTTGTTCAATTCTCTCATATTTTCTTCTAAGCAAGAAATTGAGAAAACCGAAACAAGTTGTGCAATTCACTTCTGAGCAGGTGTTGAGTTTTCTCTGACTAAAAATTGTATTTTTGTGTCTGATCTGCCTCTACTTTTCCAATGGCAAGCACCTCGTCTGACCACAATGTAGCATCAGGCACATCTGATGCCGATCCTTTGTTGCCACCAAACTCACAGAATGTAGAAGAAGCCTCTGCAGCAGTATTACAGCCAAATGATGTGCCTGTTAACCTATTGTGTATGTGAAAAACTGCATATTCCTTTTGTAGGATTTATATTTCAATGTGTGCAATTGATTATGCTGATATTTGTAAATTGTAGGTCTAACAACTCCTACTtaactttgttttttgtttacaAAAGCAATGGAATTGGACGTTAATTATTATCGGCCCTTGTACCTCGCGGCGCTAAAAGGAGATTGGGCAACTGCTAGCAAGTTTTTTGAGCGCGATCCCAATGCATTGACAGCAAAGATTTCAGTATTGTCGATGACAGCCCTGCATATCGCGGTATGTAATGGACAAGAAGAGTTCACTGAGAAGCTGGTGGAACTCATGCCTTCTGATGCCCTGGAAATGCATGACTTGGGTTTCTACACTCCCCTGCATTATGCCGGTATGAGTGGAAACATCAGGATTGCAAAGGCGCTGGTCAGAAAAAACCCCGCGTTACCACAAATTACAGACATCAAAGGCTATACTCCTCTCCAGACTGCTATTTTTGTTGCTACTGAACATAAAGAGTTGGTGTGGTATCTTACAAAGGTAACCAAAGATGAGCCTCCTAGCTCTCCATTCACCGGTCGGTGGGCCGGGGAGCTCATTTGCTACTTAACTCACGCAGGATTTCATGGTAAAGTAGTAAAGAGCAATAACATACAGATACATACTAGCATtgacttctttatccattcTCATGTTGTTCCATTGAACAAATTTTCAACAGATATATCACTACATATACTCCAGAGCTACCCTAACTTGAGCACTGTCAAAGATACGTTTGGCTATACTTTACTTCAAGTGTTGGCAATGGAACCTTCAAACTTCCCAAGTGGAAGTAGGTTCAGTTTTTGGGAGAGATTGATCTATCAAAGTTGGTCTTATCATAATTCGCATTTCCTCCATTGTGCTtataatgtttttgtttttggaatgATAATGAATTTAACAAtcaacttctttctttttcttgcatAAGTTGTCCCTGCTGATACAGAAGCTCCTCAATTTTCTGGGCTGCCGATTTCAATGCAATCAAAGACCCATGTAGCTCGAGGTTTGTACTTATTCATTGAACTTTCCTACAGAAGTCAGCCTAATTAACAATCTTGTTATTGATGCAAATTAATTGAAGGATGAGAAAATCAGGAAGCATTTTGATTCTAATCATATTATATACAGATTTTGACTCTCTTGAGGAAACAATAACTGATTTTCACttctttcttgaatttttttgtttatggtaGCAGTTCTTCAGTGGCTGAAAATGTGGCTTTGGAAAGTCATTGACAAATTAGGTACGCGACTTTCCAAGTTATAGATGTGTGTATATAAATGCTAaatattcaaattttctttacaTTGTCTTATTAAATTTGTATCTTAAACAGACGCTACAAATCTAATTACTTCTTATTTGCAGTACCGGGAATTAAGCGAATTCGAAACAAAAAATTGAGGCATAAACATGCACTTAAATTGGtacattttgtttgtaaacaagTTACAACCATGAGTACTCCAGAGATCTTTGAGTATTTTGTCACGCATGCCATCCTGGCAGTTGCGACAATTAGCGGAGTGGTTGAAATAGTATCTGTGTGCCTTCAGTATTTCCCGGATTTGTTGTGGTTTCCGATCGAGAACCAAACCATAATGCACTTTGCTGTTGAACATCGccaagaaaatattttcaatctTTTGTATGCTAGGACTGCCATTAATAAACAACAAGCTTATTCTCTCTGGGATACAGATAAGAACATCTTGACTATGGCAGCTAAGTTATCACCAAATCCTCAATTGTCGACTGTTTCCGGTGCAGCCCTACAAATGCAAAGAGAGATGCAGTGGTTTAAGGTGAATTTTACTCTGGTTGCATAAACATCATTCTTAAGTATAAATTTATTCTCTTGTTTTTATGCTTAAAGGCATGTTATCCGCAGAAAACAAGACCTGACTGTTGTGGATTGTAACGTTCTTTGCAGGCCGTGGAAAGCTTTATGCATCCTGCTTTTACGGAATTGAGAGCAGAAGGAAAAACTGCTTGGCATATGTTCCAAGATGAGCACAAGAAATTGCTTCGGGATGGAGAGAGATGGATGAAAGATACTTCCAATTCTTGCATGGTCGTTTCCGCTCTCATTGCTACAGTGATGTTTGCAGCAGCATTTACTGTACCAGGAGGCAATGATAATGTGAAAGGCATTCCAATTTTCTTGCAGGAAAACTCATTTATGCTTTATGCTGTCTCGGATGCACTAGCTCTGTTTTCTTCTGTTACATCAATTCTGATGTTTTTATCCATCCTCACTTCACGTTATGCAGAGGAAGATTTTCTCAGAGCACTACCCAAGAGGTTGATTATCGGTCTTGCTTCTCTCTTTATCGCCATAGCTGCAATGATGGTTACATTTGGTGCGACGCTCTCCATTGTGTTGAATGATAGATGGAGACCAGTTTCTATTCCTATTATTTTACTGGCTTCTCTCCCAGTTACCTTTTTTGCAATGCTGCAGCTTCCTTTGTTCATCCAAATGGTCCAATCCACATATGGGCGGGGCATTTTCCGCCCCAAAAAGCTATGGTAATGAAGGTCGCCTGAGCATGTTAAAAATGGAACTGTTTTTATTATTCAAATTCTGTAAgacattttttttctattaattAAGTTGTTCATATGTACAAGTAACTATCATTAAGCtcttcagtgtttttttttttttttaactgtgaATACAAACTTGTTCTTTGGATCTCTGATATGATTTCTGATATGGGTATAAATTCAAACGGTTAGACCTTGAGAAGACAAAAATTTCTTACTATCCAAGAACACCAATAGAAAAAAGAGATTATCATAAGCGCTACTCAGCTCAAGACTCTTTAAAACTCTACATCTTGGAATCTCTCATAATCTCACACCGCACAAACATGAGCTCCACCTCTACCCGGTACTCCCTCCGATGAGCTCCACCTCTACCTGATACTCCCTCCGATGCACCACGGCTCCAGTGCACCAGCACCTCTTACGGCTGTGCAACTCTCCTGGATTACTCACTCACAACACACCACCTTCTCCGTCTCTTTAAATCACACAGCAATTGTCTGTCTCCACCAAACAtacaaagaaagagagaaacaaatttgcCTTCTCCTCTTTGTCACAAATTCAACATAGGTGTGctgcttttttcttcttcaaatcctGGAGTTGCTGCGTAGCCACTCACATCACATGTCCACTTGCCACCAACTGTACTTTCGATTATGCATGCGACTTAAATGGACAATCTGCCAAGTTATAAACCTCCAGTAATAAGCTTGAGCTGGAAAAAGCTATCCACCATTGGTTCATTACATCCACACAATACATGAACTCTGAATATCTGGATATCAGACCAATTGactgaaatttaaaaaaaaacaaggaagAGTTGGAAATTCTGCTAATTGATCAGTCATGCAACGATAAGTAAATGGTCTTGACTCAATCAATACAGGGATTTAGCAGTAAAAAATGACATCAAGTTgggttaaaagtt
This genomic window from Tripterygium wilfordii isolate XIE 37 chromosome 9, ASM1340144v1, whole genome shotgun sequence contains:
- the LOC120005181 gene encoding uncharacterized protein LOC120005181 isoform X1, whose amino-acid sequence is MVRNLSTSSDHNVASGTSDADPLLPPNSQNVEEASAAVLQPNDVPVNLLSMELDVNYYRPLYLAALKGDWATASKFFERDPNALTAKISVLSMTALHIAVCNGQEEFTEKLVELMPSDALEMHDLGFYTPLHYAGMSGNIRIAKALVRKNPALPQITDIKGYTPLQTAIFVATEHKELVWYLTKVTKDEPPSSPFTGRWAGELICYLTHAGFHDISLHILQSYPNLSTVKDTFGYTLLQVLAMEPSNFPSGSRFSFWERLIYQIVPADTEAPQFSGLPISMQSKTHVARAVLQWLKMWLWKVIDKLVPGIKRIRNKKLRHKHALKLVHFVCKQVTTMSTPEIFEYFVTHAILAVATISGVVEIVSVCLQYFPDLLWFPIENQTIMHFAVEHRQENIFNLLYARTAINKQQAYSLWDTDKNILTMAAKLSPNPQLSTVSGAALQMQREMQWFKAVESFMHPAFTELRAEGKTAWHMFQDEHKKLLRDGERWMKDTSNSCMVVSALIATVMFAAAFTVPGGNDNVKGIPIFLQENSFMLYAVSDALALFSSVTSILMFLSILTSRYAEEDFLRALPKRLIIGLASLFIAIAAMMVTFGATLSIVLNDRWRPVSIPIILLASLPVTFFAMLQLPLFIQMVQSTYGRGIFRPKKLW
- the LOC120005181 gene encoding ankyrin repeat-containing protein ITN1-like isoform X4, producing the protein MVRNLSTSSDHNVASGTSDADPLLPPNSQNVEEASAAVLQPNDVPVNLLSMELDVNYYRPLYLAALKGDWATASKFFERDPNALTAKISVLSMTALHIAVCNGQEEFTEKLVELMPSDALEMHDLGFYTPLHYAGMSGNIRIAKALVRKNPALPQITDIKGYTPLQTAIFVATEHKELVWYLTKVTKDEPPSSPFTGRWAGELICYLTHAGFHDISLHILQSYPNLSTVKDTFGYTLLQVLAMEPSNFPSGSRFSFWERLIYQIVPADTEAPQFSGLPISMQSKTHVARVLQWLKMWLWKVIDKLDKNILTMAAKLSPNPQLSTVSGAALQMQREMQWFKAVESFMHPAFTELRAEGKTAWHMFQDEHKKLLRDGERWMKDTSNSCMVVSALIATVMFAAAFTVPGGNDNVKGIPIFLQENSFMLYAVSDALALFSSVTSILMFLSILTSRYAEEDFLRALPKRLIIGLASLFIAIAAMMVTFGATLSIVLNDRWRPVSIPIILLASLPVTFFAMLQLPLFIQMVQSTYGRGIFRPKKLW
- the LOC120005181 gene encoding ankyrin repeat-containing protein NPR4-like isoform X3, yielding MVRNLSTSSDHNVASGTSDADPLLPPNSQNVEEASAAVLQPNDVPVNLLSMELDVNYYRPLYLAALKGDWATASKFFERDPNALTAKISVLSMTALHIAVCNGQEEFTEKLVELMPSDALEMHDLGFYTPLHYAGMSGNIRIAKALVRKNPALPQITDIKGYTPLQTAIFVATEHKELVWYLTKVTKDEPPSSPFTGRWAGELICYLTHAGFHDISLHILQSYPNLSTVKDTFGYTLLQVLAMEPSNFPSGSRFSFWERLIYQIVPADTEAPQFSGLPISMQSKTHVARAVLQWLKMWLWKVIDKLDKNILTMAAKLSPNPQLSTVSGAALQMQREMQWFKAVESFMHPAFTELRAEGKTAWHMFQDEHKKLLRDGERWMKDTSNSCMVVSALIATVMFAAAFTVPGGNDNVKGIPIFLQENSFMLYAVSDALALFSSVTSILMFLSILTSRYAEEDFLRALPKRLIIGLASLFIAIAAMMVTFGATLSIVLNDRWRPVSIPIILLASLPVTFFAMLQLPLFIQMVQSTYGRGIFRPKKLW
- the LOC120005181 gene encoding uncharacterized protein LOC120005181 isoform X2, whose translation is MVRNLSTSSDHNVASGTSDADPLLPPNSQNVEEASAAVLQPNDVPVNLLSMELDVNYYRPLYLAALKGDWATASKFFERDPNALTAKISVLSMTALHIAVCNGQEEFTEKLVELMPSDALEMHDLGFYTPLHYAGMSGNIRIAKALVRKNPALPQITDIKGYTPLQTAIFVATEHKELVWYLTKVTKDEPPSSPFTGRWAGELICYLTHAGFHDISLHILQSYPNLSTVKDTFGYTLLQVLAMEPSNFPSGSRFSFWERLIYQIVPADTEAPQFSGLPISMQSKTHVARVLQWLKMWLWKVIDKLVPGIKRIRNKKLRHKHALKLVHFVCKQVTTMSTPEIFEYFVTHAILAVATISGVVEIVSVCLQYFPDLLWFPIENQTIMHFAVEHRQENIFNLLYARTAINKQQAYSLWDTDKNILTMAAKLSPNPQLSTVSGAALQMQREMQWFKAVESFMHPAFTELRAEGKTAWHMFQDEHKKLLRDGERWMKDTSNSCMVVSALIATVMFAAAFTVPGGNDNVKGIPIFLQENSFMLYAVSDALALFSSVTSILMFLSILTSRYAEEDFLRALPKRLIIGLASLFIAIAAMMVTFGATLSIVLNDRWRPVSIPIILLASLPVTFFAMLQLPLFIQMVQSTYGRGIFRPKKLW